The Deltaproteobacteria bacterium genome contains a region encoding:
- a CDS encoding ATP-dependent 6-phosphofructokinase, with translation MTFPTADELIVSTLGPCTVPCALLGSGMPFVDEAHRVLLSADVADLEPYLRSGQSPPAFEPAGPRRQVFFDPKALTCGIVTCGGLCPGINNVIRAIVLTLTYSFGVGRVLGFRYGYAGLARNAQEPLSLMPAMVDRIHEFGGTVLGSSRGPQAVSDMVDTLVRRRIGILFVIGGDGSLKGAAALSAEIARRGERIGVIGIPKTIDNDIQWITRSFGFATAVEAARMVINGAHQEALGAWNGVGLVKLMGRQAGFIAAHATLASCDVNFCLVPEAPFALDGEAGVLQALERRLERKHHAVIVVAEGAGQELIHEPGGAHDASGNVKLKDVGPFLRERIAQHFAARGAEVTVRYLDPSYSIRSQPANSMDAEFCLALGQHAVHAGMSGRTNMMVGFWNQQLTHVPIPLAVASRRQLDPDGPIWQRVLETTGQSAFSAAAGEPVSS, from the coding sequence ATGACGTTCCCGACTGCCGACGAACTGATCGTTTCCACACTCGGCCCATGCACTGTCCCGTGCGCGCTGCTCGGCAGCGGAATGCCCTTTGTGGACGAAGCCCATCGAGTGTTGCTCTCGGCGGACGTGGCGGACTTGGAGCCCTACCTGCGATCCGGGCAATCACCGCCGGCGTTCGAACCGGCTGGACCGCGGCGGCAAGTGTTCTTCGATCCCAAAGCACTGACCTGCGGCATCGTCACCTGCGGTGGCTTGTGCCCGGGGATCAACAACGTCATTCGCGCGATCGTGTTGACCCTCACCTACAGTTTCGGCGTCGGGCGCGTCCTCGGCTTTCGCTACGGCTACGCCGGCCTGGCGCGTAACGCGCAAGAGCCGCTGTCGTTGATGCCAGCAATGGTGGACCGCATTCACGAGTTCGGCGGCACCGTGCTGGGATCGTCGCGCGGACCGCAAGCAGTCAGCGACATGGTTGACACGCTGGTGCGGCGGCGCATCGGAATTCTCTTCGTCATCGGCGGTGATGGCTCCCTGAAGGGCGCGGCGGCGCTGAGTGCGGAGATCGCGCGTCGCGGCGAGCGCATCGGTGTGATCGGGATTCCGAAGACCATCGACAACGACATTCAATGGATCACGCGCAGCTTCGGCTTCGCCACCGCGGTGGAGGCCGCGCGTATGGTCATCAACGGCGCGCATCAAGAAGCGCTCGGGGCATGGAACGGCGTCGGCCTGGTGAAGTTGATGGGTCGGCAGGCCGGCTTCATTGCGGCGCATGCCACGCTGGCGAGCTGCGACGTCAACTTCTGCCTGGTGCCGGAAGCACCGTTCGCGCTGGATGGCGAGGCGGGAGTGCTTCAGGCCCTGGAGCGCCGGCTCGAGCGGAAACACCATGCCGTCATCGTGGTCGCCGAAGGCGCGGGGCAAGAGCTCATTCACGAGCCGGGTGGCGCGCATGACGCCTCGGGCAATGTGAAGCTCAAAGACGTTGGGCCGTTTCTCAGGGAACGAATCGCGCAGCACTTCGCCGCGCGCGGCGCCGAGGTCACCGTCCGCTATCTCGATCCGAGCTACAGCATTCGCAGCCAGCCGGCGAACTCGATGGACGCGGAATTCTGTCTCGCGCTCGGCCAACACGCGGTGCACGCGGGCATGAGCGGCCGCACGAACATGATGGTCGGCTTCTGGAATCAGCAACTGACGCATGTGCCGATTCCGCTCGCGGTGGCCAGCCGGCGGCAACTCGATCCGGACGGGCCGATTTGGCAGCGCGTCCTCGAAACCACGGGACAGTCCGCGTTTTCAGCCGCCGCCGGCGAGCCGGTTTCGTCCTAA
- a CDS encoding ribose-phosphate diphosphokinase produces the protein MRLRLHTFADSARGARDLATHLGTAPPALVEVHRFPDGETLVRVAAPVARHAVLVRSLFDPNTKLIETVLAADALRRSGAHTVTLVAPYLPYMRQDAVFRAGEPISQRVIGSLLRRAFDRVLTVEPHLHRTRHLAETFGRGARALSAAPVLAEWLRRAEGDILIVGPDSESEPWVRAIGRAAHRPWVFGSKQRLADRSVRIHFPPLPATTRAVIVDDIASSGATLAVAARALRRAGIRTVDAIVVHAIFTPGALARIRAAGVRRIVSCDTVPHPTNRIATAPLLAAALAAR, from the coding sequence ATGCGGCTCCGATTGCACACATTTGCCGACAGCGCCCGCGGCGCGCGCGACCTCGCCACCCACCTGGGCACGGCGCCTCCGGCGCTTGTCGAGGTTCACCGCTTTCCCGACGGCGAGACGCTGGTGCGCGTCGCCGCGCCGGTTGCACGCCATGCCGTGCTGGTGCGATCGCTGTTCGATCCGAACACGAAACTAATCGAGACCGTGCTCGCCGCCGACGCCTTGCGCCGCAGCGGCGCACACACCGTAACGTTGGTGGCGCCGTACTTGCCGTACATGCGCCAAGACGCCGTCTTCCGTGCCGGCGAACCGATCTCGCAACGCGTGATCGGCTCGCTGCTGCGGCGTGCGTTCGATCGCGTGCTCACCGTTGAGCCGCACTTGCACCGGACGCGGCACCTCGCGGAGACCTTCGGTCGCGGCGCGCGCGCTCTCTCCGCCGCGCCGGTATTGGCCGAGTGGCTACGGCGGGCCGAGGGCGACATCCTGATCGTCGGACCGGACAGCGAATCGGAGCCGTGGGTGCGGGCAATCGGGCGTGCCGCGCACCGGCCGTGGGTCTTCGGCTCCAAGCAACGACTGGCCGATCGTTCGGTCCGCATTCACTTTCCGCCATTGCCCGCGACCACGAGGGCGGTGATTGTCGACGACATCGCCAGCAGCGGCGCCACGCTCGCCGTCGCCGCGCGGGCGCTGCGGCGCGCCGGTATTCGCACCGTCGACGCGATCGTCGTGCACGCGATCTTCACGCCCGGCGCACTGGCGCGGATTCGCGCGGCCGGGGTACGCCGGATCGTCTCGTGCGACACCGTGCCGCACCCGACCAATCGCATCGCGACGGCACCGCTGTTGGCCGCCGCGCTGGCCGCTCGCTGA
- a CDS encoding thymidine phosphorylase family protein: MFRLKHLQIDTLSEHVVFIHEAAVRAGNLGLQPLDRVHVVGDDPAGGPPREVTGILNFCRDALVAHDEIGLSDVTFRDLGLPDGAAVRATIAPAPRSVDFVRRKLRGKRLDRAAFDAILTDVVQHRYSKVELSMFVLACALQTLDLSETVDLTRAMIAAGTTLDFGPGPIVDKHCIGGVPGHRTTMVVVPILAALGLTVPKTSSRAITSPAGTADTMGVLAEVALSPARIHQVVEQAGACITWGGALDLAPADDILITVERPMEIDTEVQMVASILSKKKTAGATHALIDIPVGRTAKIRSMPAAERLEELFRAVAKEINLRLEVVITEAHGPIGWGIGPRLEALDVLAVLRRTPGAPTDLREKSLYLAARILEMVGSVPPAGGYRAAQQALDSGAAEQALDRIVAAQGAREFPPEAPYRHTVTAAGDGHIRAIDCWEIARVAKRAGAPAHAAAGVRLLRTVGDVVATGEPLFEIHAQSMAQLDFGRTYAAAHPDIFCFGF, encoded by the coding sequence ATGTTCCGACTCAAGCATCTGCAGATTGACACGCTGAGTGAGCACGTGGTGTTCATTCACGAAGCGGCCGTACGCGCCGGTAATCTCGGCTTGCAACCGCTCGATCGTGTGCATGTCGTCGGCGATGATCCCGCCGGCGGACCGCCGCGTGAAGTCACCGGCATCCTCAACTTCTGCCGCGATGCGCTGGTGGCGCACGACGAGATCGGCTTGTCGGACGTGACCTTCCGCGATCTCGGTCTGCCCGACGGCGCCGCCGTGCGCGCTACCATTGCGCCGGCCCCGCGCAGCGTCGACTTCGTGCGTCGCAAGTTGCGCGGCAAGCGGCTCGACCGCGCGGCGTTCGACGCGATTCTCACCGACGTCGTTCAACACCGCTACTCGAAGGTCGAGCTGTCGATGTTCGTGCTCGCCTGCGCGTTGCAGACGCTCGACCTCAGCGAGACCGTTGACCTGACGCGGGCGATGATCGCCGCCGGCACCACGCTCGACTTCGGCCCCGGGCCGATCGTCGACAAGCACTGCATCGGCGGTGTGCCCGGGCACCGCACCACGATGGTGGTGGTGCCGATTCTGGCTGCGCTCGGTTTGACGGTGCCGAAGACGTCGTCGCGCGCGATCACCAGCCCCGCCGGTACGGCCGATACGATGGGCGTGCTCGCTGAGGTCGCGCTTTCACCGGCACGCATCCATCAAGTGGTTGAGCAAGCCGGCGCGTGCATCACGTGGGGGGGCGCGCTCGATCTCGCACCAGCCGACGACATCCTCATCACCGTCGAGCGGCCGATGGAGATCGACACCGAGGTGCAAATGGTGGCCTCGATCTTGTCGAAGAAGAAGACCGCGGGCGCGACACATGCCCTGATCGACATTCCCGTCGGTCGGACGGCGAAGATTCGATCCATGCCGGCGGCAGAGCGCTTGGAGGAACTCTTTCGCGCGGTGGCGAAGGAGATCAATCTGCGACTCGAGGTGGTGATTACTGAGGCGCACGGACCGATCGGCTGGGGCATCGGGCCGCGGCTCGAAGCACTCGACGTGCTCGCGGTGTTGCGCCGCACACCCGGCGCGCCGACCGACTTGCGCGAGAAGTCACTCTATCTCGCGGCGCGCATTTTGGAGATGGTCGGCAGCGTGCCGCCTGCGGGCGGCTATCGCGCGGCGCAGCAGGCCCTGGATTCCGGCGCGGCCGAACAGGCGCTCGATCGCATCGTGGCGGCGCAAGGCGCGCGTGAGTTCCCGCCCGAGGCGCCGTACCGCCACACGGTGACGGCGGCTGGCGACGGCCACATTCGCGCGATCGACTGCTGGGAAATCGCACGGGTCGCCAAACGCGCCGGCGCGCCCGCCCACGCCGCGGCCGGGGTGCGGCTGCTGCGCACGGTAGGCGACGTCGTCGCCACGGGCGAGCCGTTGTTCGAAATCCATGCGCAAAGCATGGCGCAGCTCGATTTCGGACGCACGTACGCTGCCGCGCATCCCGACATCTTTTGCTTCGGGTTCTAA
- a CDS encoding cation-translocating P-type ATPase translates to MTVHAALQPPIDAQSLSGLTQAEAARRLEADGFNEIPAQNRRSAVAMVAGVLREPMLLLLLATGAIYLALGTLGEALMLLVGVCLVIAIELYQEHKTERALEALRDLTSPRALVIRDAQPQRIPGREVVRGDLLILSEGDRVPADAALLSATHLWVDESLLTGESLPVRKSAHTEAATFEPGDEPDLVYSGTLVTRGHGIARAEQTGMQTEIGKVGRRLQSLESGDTLLRAEMKRIVRIFAVLGIGLCVVVSLLYALTIGGWLRASLVGISLAISMTPEEFPVVLAVFFALGAWRMSKRRVLTRRAQAIEALGAVTVLCVDKTGTLTLNQMSVTRLVADEEAVELVDGRQQVPEPFHALAEFMLLASQRDPFDPTELALKRFAGDALADTEHLHGDWQLVREYPLSNELLALSHVWRAPDATEYVIAAKGAPEAIVDLCHVNAAQAVAIAHKVTGLAEDGLRVLGVARAYFRQTTLPEQQHDFDFEFLGLVGLADPVRATVPRAIRECYDAGIRVVMLTGDYPGTAQNIARQIGLAEWQTVLTGAELQALDEAELARRIPHVNVFARIVPEQKLRLVNALKATGAVVAMTGDGVNDAPALKAAHIGIAMGGHGTDVAREAAAIVLLDDDFSSLVESVRMGRRIYDNLKRAMAYIFAVHIPIAGAALVPLLLKWPLVLLPVHLVFLELIIDPACSLGFEAEQEEVDIMTRPPRNQHELMFTRKMIGRGLLQGLGILVTVLLVFGWALRHDRGERAARALMFATLIVANLGLILINRSWSRTIVQVAQSPNRVLWWVGGAALALMILVLTVPGLRDLFQFAPLRLGDWALCLAAGVASVAWFEVAKLWSRATA, encoded by the coding sequence ATGACCGTTCACGCGGCGCTCCAACCACCGATCGATGCGCAATCGCTGTCGGGTCTGACGCAGGCCGAAGCCGCCCGCCGCTTGGAGGCCGATGGCTTCAACGAGATCCCGGCGCAAAATCGGCGCAGCGCGGTGGCGATGGTGGCGGGCGTATTGCGCGAGCCGATGTTGCTCCTGCTGCTCGCGACTGGCGCCATCTATCTCGCGCTCGGCACGCTCGGCGAGGCGCTCATGCTGCTGGTCGGCGTATGCCTCGTCATCGCCATCGAACTCTACCAGGAGCACAAGACCGAGCGCGCGCTCGAAGCCTTGCGCGATCTGACCAGCCCGCGCGCACTCGTCATTCGCGATGCTCAGCCGCAGCGCATCCCGGGCCGCGAGGTGGTGCGGGGCGACCTCTTGATCCTGTCGGAGGGCGACCGCGTGCCGGCCGATGCGGCGCTGCTATCGGCGACCCACCTCTGGGTCGACGAATCTCTGCTGACAGGGGAGTCACTCCCAGTGCGCAAGTCGGCGCACACTGAGGCGGCAACGTTTGAACCTGGCGACGAACCGGACCTCGTCTACTCCGGCACGCTGGTCACACGTGGCCACGGCATCGCTCGGGCTGAGCAGACGGGCATGCAGACCGAGATCGGCAAAGTCGGCCGCCGCCTTCAGAGCCTCGAATCGGGTGACACCCTGTTGCGCGCGGAGATGAAGCGCATCGTTCGCATCTTCGCCGTGCTGGGGATCGGTTTGTGCGTGGTGGTGAGCCTGCTCTACGCACTGACCATCGGCGGTTGGCTGCGGGCCTCGCTGGTCGGCATCTCATTGGCGATCTCGATGACACCGGAAGAATTTCCCGTCGTGCTGGCGGTATTCTTCGCACTCGGCGCGTGGCGCATGTCGAAGCGCCGCGTGCTGACGCGGCGCGCGCAAGCCATCGAAGCGCTCGGCGCGGTGACCGTGCTGTGTGTCGACAAGACCGGCACGCTCACGCTCAATCAGATGTCGGTGACTCGTTTGGTCGCGGATGAAGAGGCCGTCGAACTCGTCGACGGCCGGCAACAGGTTCCCGAGCCGTTTCATGCGCTCGCCGAGTTCATGTTGCTGGCGAGTCAACGCGATCCGTTCGACCCCACCGAGTTGGCGCTCAAGCGCTTCGCCGGCGACGCCCTCGCCGACACCGAGCATCTGCACGGCGACTGGCAATTGGTGCGCGAGTATCCGCTCTCCAACGAGTTGCTCGCGCTCTCGCACGTGTGGCGTGCGCCCGACGCTACGGAGTACGTCATCGCGGCCAAGGGCGCCCCCGAAGCAATCGTCGACCTCTGCCACGTGAACGCGGCGCAGGCGGTCGCGATCGCACACAAGGTCACCGGTCTTGCCGAGGACGGCCTGCGCGTGCTCGGCGTCGCGCGCGCCTACTTCCGTCAGACGACCTTGCCCGAGCAACAGCACGACTTTGACTTCGAGTTTCTCGGACTCGTCGGGTTGGCCGATCCGGTGCGCGCCACGGTGCCGCGCGCGATTCGCGAGTGCTACGACGCCGGCATTCGCGTCGTCATGCTGACCGGCGACTACCCCGGCACGGCGCAGAACATCGCCCGCCAGATCGGGCTGGCGGAGTGGCAAACGGTGTTGACCGGCGCTGAGCTGCAGGCGCTCGACGAGGCGGAGCTGGCACGACGTATTCCGCACGTGAACGTGTTCGCGCGTATCGTGCCGGAACAGAAGCTGCGCCTCGTCAACGCGCTCAAGGCAACCGGTGCGGTCGTCGCGATGACCGGCGATGGAGTCAATGACGCGCCGGCGCTCAAGGCCGCGCACATCGGGATCGCGATGGGCGGGCACGGTACCGACGTCGCCCGCGAGGCTGCGGCCATTGTGTTGCTCGACGACGACTTCTCGTCCCTTGTCGAGTCGGTCCGAATGGGTCGGCGTATCTACGACAACCTCAAGCGGGCGATGGCATACATCTTCGCGGTCCACATCCCGATCGCGGGCGCCGCCCTGGTGCCGCTGCTGCTCAAGTGGCCGTTAGTCTTGCTGCCGGTGCATCTCGTCTTTCTCGAACTGATCATCGACCCGGCGTGCTCGCTCGGCTTCGAGGCCGAGCAGGAAGAGGTCGACATCATGACCCGTCCGCCGCGCAACCAGCATGAACTGATGTTCACCCGCAAAATGATCGGGCGCGGTTTGTTGCAAGGGCTCGGCATCCTGGTCACGGTGCTGCTGGTCTTTGGCTGGGCGTTGCGCCACGACCGGGGCGAGCGGGCGGCGCGCGCGCTGATGTTCGCCACGCTGATCGTCGCCAACCTCGGCTTGATTCTGATCAACCGGTCGTGGTCACGCACGATCGTGCAGGTCGCGCAGTCACCGAATCGCGTGCTGTGGTGGGTCGGCGGCGCGGCGCTCGCGCTGATGATTCTGGTGCTCACCGTTCCGGGTTTGCGTGATCTATTTCAGTTCGCACCGCTGCGACTCGGCGACTGGGCGCTGTGCCTGGCCGCGGGGGTCGCCAGCGTGGCGTGGTTCGAAGTGGCCAAGCTATGGTCGCGGGCTACTGCGTGA
- a CDS encoding NAD-dependent succinate-semialdehyde dehydrogenase, with protein sequence MAIQSFNPATGVVFKRFAPHTSAQIDAALVSAQRSFRQWRDVPIAERGRLMQRVAAILRSDASRFARLITLEMGKPITQATAEVEKCAWACEYFASEAPRLLADEPIVTDAARSIVEFDPLGVVLAVMPWNFPFWQVFRFAAPALMAGNVGVLKHASNVPQCALAIAAVFRRAGLPKGTFQTLLIESRRVARVIADLRIAAVTLTGSEAAGVEVATAAGTHLKKVVLELGGSDPFIVLRDADLDRCCASAVQARTINSGQSCIAAKRFIVERAVAGEFTDRFTAAMAALRVGDPLDETTQVGPLARPDLVDEVDRQVRQSLRRGATLLTGGTRLSRTGCFYPPTVLARVRKGKPAYDEEVFGPVASVIVARDADDAVRLANDTRFGLGASLWTRDVERAQRLARRLEAGLVCINEMVKSDPRLPFGGVKKSGYGRELGAYGIKEFTNIKTVVSA encoded by the coding sequence ATGGCGATCCAGTCGTTCAACCCGGCAACCGGCGTCGTGTTCAAACGCTTCGCTCCGCACACGTCCGCGCAAATCGACGCGGCACTGGTCTCCGCGCAACGCAGCTTCCGGCAGTGGCGCGACGTTCCAATCGCGGAGCGCGGCCGGCTGATGCAGCGGGTGGCGGCGATCTTGCGCAGCGATGCGTCCCGTTTTGCGCGGTTGATCACGCTCGAAATGGGCAAGCCCATCACGCAAGCAACTGCGGAGGTCGAGAAGTGCGCTTGGGCCTGCGAATACTTCGCGAGTGAAGCGCCGCGGCTACTTGCCGACGAGCCGATCGTGACCGACGCCGCGCGCAGCATCGTCGAGTTCGATCCACTCGGCGTAGTGCTGGCGGTCATGCCGTGGAATTTCCCCTTCTGGCAAGTATTCCGCTTCGCGGCGCCGGCGCTGATGGCCGGCAACGTCGGCGTACTCAAACACGCGTCGAACGTGCCGCAGTGTGCGCTCGCCATCGCGGCGGTGTTCCGTCGCGCCGGCTTGCCGAAGGGTACGTTCCAGACGCTGTTGATCGAGTCCCGCCGCGTCGCCCGGGTCATTGCCGACCTGCGCATCGCCGCCGTGACACTCACCGGCAGTGAAGCGGCGGGTGTTGAGGTGGCCACGGCGGCGGGCACGCATCTCAAGAAGGTGGTGCTGGAACTGGGCGGATCGGATCCGTTCATCGTGCTGCGCGACGCCGACCTCGATCGCTGCTGCGCCAGCGCCGTACAGGCGCGCACGATCAACTCGGGTCAGAGCTGCATCGCGGCCAAACGTTTCATCGTCGAGCGTGCCGTTGCCGGAGAGTTCACCGATCGGTTCACCGCGGCGATGGCGGCGCTGCGTGTCGGCGATCCGCTGGATGAAACGACGCAAGTCGGCCCGCTGGCGCGTCCCGACCTAGTCGACGAGGTAGACCGGCAGGTCCGTCAGTCGCTGCGCCGCGGCGCCACGCTATTGACTGGCGGCACACGCCTCAGCCGCACCGGCTGCTTCTATCCGCCGACGGTGTTGGCACGCGTCCGTAAAGGAAAGCCGGCTTACGATGAGGAAGTGTTCGGCCCGGTGGCGAGCGTAATTGTTGCGCGCGACGCGGACGATGCCGTGCGCCTCGCTAACGATACTCGCTTCGGGTTGGGCGCCAGTCTGTGGACTCGCGATGTCGAGCGCGCGCAGCGACTTGCGCGGCGACTGGAGGCTGGCCTCGTGTGCATCAACGAGATGGTGAAGTCCGACCCGCGCCTGCCCTTCGGCGGCGTGAAGAAGTCGGGCTATGGGCGCGAGCTGGGCGCGTATGGGATCAAGGAGTTCACCAACATCAAGACGGTGGTCAGTGCGTAG
- a CDS encoding PAS domain S-box protein, with product MPDTKATSATARLRQQIVERERAENALRESEARARAILDTTVDGIVTIDELGLVESFNPAAERLFGYAAAEVIGRNIKLLMPAPYDDEHDDYLTAYRRTGSRKIIGIGREVMGLRKDGTIFPMDLAVSETQLSSRRIFTGTVRDISARKEAEKQLRELAAIVESSDDAIISKTSNGTIVSWNAGAEKMYGYSADEVRGRSIAIIVPPERQDEMPRFLDRIRRGEVIDHYETVRVRKGGKTIAVSVTISPIKDAHGTVIGASAIARDISERKRSEAMMQELQKQARQRDRLADIGAITAQIVHDLGNPLAGVSMQAQLILRRAQRDGQQPLSSILKPAERIVAEVHRLDGLVKEFMEFSREQRLDLKPVNLPRFLAAVIEMWQPLASARAIAITLDVPAAVPSITADEEKLHRVFENLVKNAIEAIDHGPGRIRIVVTPLDADRVRISVADTGPGIPETVEAFRLFETTKPQGSGLGLPIVRQIVIAHGGGIGFAPAEPQGTVFHVELRIRGPFT from the coding sequence ATGCCGGACACGAAGGCCACGTCGGCCACCGCTCGTCTACGTCAGCAAATCGTCGAGCGCGAACGGGCGGAGAACGCGTTGCGCGAAAGCGAAGCGCGCGCCCGGGCGATCTTGGATACCACCGTCGACGGCATCGTGACCATCGACGAACTCGGGTTGGTCGAATCCTTCAATCCCGCGGCCGAACGGCTGTTCGGCTACGCCGCCGCCGAGGTGATCGGGCGCAACATCAAGCTGCTCATGCCGGCGCCGTACGACGACGAGCACGACGACTACCTGACCGCGTATCGTCGAACCGGGTCGAGGAAGATCATCGGCATCGGCCGCGAGGTGATGGGATTGCGCAAGGACGGCACGATCTTTCCCATGGATCTCGCCGTCAGCGAAACGCAACTGAGCAGCCGGCGGATCTTCACCGGAACCGTTCGCGACATCAGCGCACGCAAGGAGGCCGAGAAGCAGCTACGTGAGCTGGCCGCCATCGTCGAGTCGTCGGACGATGCCATCATCAGTAAGACATCCAACGGCACCATCGTCAGTTGGAACGCCGGCGCCGAGAAAATGTACGGCTACTCCGCCGACGAAGTGCGCGGCCGTTCGATCGCGATCATCGTGCCCCCCGAACGCCAGGACGAAATGCCACGGTTCCTCGACCGTATCCGCCGCGGCGAAGTCATCGATCACTATGAGACTGTTCGCGTGCGCAAGGGCGGCAAGACGATTGCCGTGTCGGTGACCATCTCGCCGATCAAGGACGCGCACGGCACGGTGATCGGGGCCTCGGCCATCGCGCGCGACATCAGCGAGCGCAAGCGCAGCGAGGCGATGATGCAGGAACTGCAGAAGCAGGCGCGGCAACGCGATCGGCTGGCGGACATTGGGGCCATTACCGCCCAGATCGTCCACGATCTCGGCAATCCGCTGGCGGGCGTGTCGATGCAAGCGCAGCTCATCCTGCGTCGCGCCCAACGGGACGGACAGCAGCCGCTCAGTTCGATCCTGAAACCAGCCGAGCGTATCGTCGCCGAGGTCCATCGGCTCGACGGACTGGTCAAAGAGTTCATGGAGTTTTCGCGCGAGCAGCGCCTCGATCTGAAACCCGTCAACTTGCCGCGCTTCCTTGCCGCGGTGATCGAAATGTGGCAGCCCCTGGCCTCCGCCCGCGCGATCGCCATCACCCTCGATGTGCCCGCTGCCGTACCCTCGATCACGGCAGACGAAGAGAAGCTCCACCGCGTGTTCGAGAACTTGGTGAAGAACGCCATTGAGGCCATCGATCACGGGCCCGGCCGTATCCGGATCGTCGTCACTCCGCTCGACGCCGACCGGGTGCGCATTTCGGTCGCCGACACCGGGCCTGGCATTCCCGAAACGGTGGAAGCGTTTCGCCTATTTGAGACGACCAAGCCACAGGGCAGCGGCCTCGGGCTGCCGATTGTAAGGCAAATTGTCATCGCGCACGGTGGGGGCATTGGATTTGCTCCCGCAGAACCGCAGGGAACGGTTTTTCATGTCGAGCTGCGGATCCGAGGACCCTTCACATAG
- a CDS encoding response regulator has protein sequence MDDDEGFRGALAENLRDDGYHVVEFSGVHELPPLPTLGEIRAVVTDYDMPGTDGLTFAETFHAQYPAIPIIMVTGYPTPNLQARIEARGFVSLLRKPLDYGELQTLLGQLVAPPACS, from the coding sequence ATGGACGACGACGAGGGGTTCCGCGGTGCGCTGGCCGAGAACCTGCGCGACGACGGCTACCATGTAGTAGAGTTCAGTGGCGTCCACGAACTGCCGCCGCTGCCAACGCTCGGAGAAATCCGCGCGGTGGTGACCGACTACGACATGCCCGGGACTGATGGACTGACGTTCGCGGAGACCTTTCACGCGCAGTACCCCGCGATCCCCATCATCATGGTGACCGGCTATCCCACTCCGAACCTCCAAGCGCGCATCGAAGCGCGGGGCTTCGTATCGCTCCTGCGCAAGCCGCTCGACTACGGCGAGCTGCAGACCCTGCTCGGTCAGCTTGTTGCCCCACCCGCTTGTAGTTAA
- a CDS encoding CBS domain-containing protein: MKVEQIMKRPVNTCTPRDTLNTAAKIMWDHDCGCVPIVEDGRLVGMLTDRDICMAAYTQGAPLTGLEVWKAMSNVVHICRPSDTLAVAERLMQTHGIRRLPIVDSDGRLVGLLSLSDIALEGVRERSGKAKRQISADEVARTLGSICEPRESTSLATAA, encoded by the coding sequence ATGAAGGTCGAACAAATCATGAAACGACCGGTCAACACCTGTACCCCTCGCGACACACTCAACACCGCCGCCAAGATCATGTGGGACCACGATTGCGGCTGCGTCCCGATAGTCGAAGACGGGCGCTTGGTCGGCATGCTGACGGACCGGGACATCTGCATGGCGGCATACACCCAAGGCGCGCCGCTCACTGGCCTCGAAGTGTGGAAGGCGATGAGCAATGTGGTCCACATCTGCCGGCCAAGCGACACCCTAGCCGTGGCAGAACGATTGATGCAGACGCACGGCATTCGGCGCCTGCCCATCGTCGACTCAGATGGTCGCCTCGTCGGCCTGTTGTCGCTCAGCGACATCGCACTGGAAGGTGTGCGCGAGCGCAGCGGCAAGGCCAAACGGCAAATCAGTGCCGACGAGGTGGCCCGTACGCTGGGAAGCATTTGCGAACCCCGCGAATCGACCAGTCTCGCGACCGCGGCCTGA